The Dokdonia donghaensis DSW-1 DNA window CTCAAAATTTTTGAATCGCTAGATGAAGCTACTGGTGATGACTGCATCCTTGCCACAAATACCTCTTCTATTTCAATCACACAGATTGCGGCAGTAACAAGAAGACCTGAACTCGTTATAGGGATGCACTTTATGAATCCTGTACCTATTATGAAACTTGTTGAAATCATAAGAGGATACTCTACTAGTGATGCTACCACGCAAACCATTATGGAGCTTTCAGAAAAGCTAGGCAAGGTACCTGTAGAGGTAAATGACTATCCAGGTTTTGTAGCAAACCGTATCCTTATGCCTATGATTAATGAGGCTATAGAGACTTTATATAATGGCGTAGCTGGCGTGTATGAAATAGACACAGTGATGAAGCTAGGTATGGCACACCCTATGGGACCATTACAACTAGCAGATTTTATAGGTCTTGATGTATGTCTATCTATACTTGAAGTAATGTATGAAGGTTTTAAAAACCCTAAATACGCACCGTGCCCATTACTAGTAAATATGGTACGTGCAGGAAAGTATGGGGTTAAGTCTGGCGAAGGTTTTTATGATTATAAAGAATCACGCAAGGCAGATAAGGTAGCTGCAATGTTTTCTTAATACTCTAAAACTAAGATACGTATCATATTATGGCAAAAATCTCCCCCTTCTGCGCAGTGCGACCTACAAGAGATAAAGTAGGTCTCGTAGCCACCCGTGCATATCAATTTTATGATCAAGAGGGGCGAGATCACCGTATGGCTCGTAATCCCTTTTCTTTTTTACACATTATAAACCCTGGATATAAGTTTCATAAAGAGATTACAGGTAAACAGCGTTTTGAGCTTGTACGTAACAGGTATCAAGAGTTTAAAGAAGATGGTATTTTCATTAAAGAAAATAAGCCTGCTTTTTACATTTACAAAATTGTAGATAGAGATCAGAACACCTTTCACGGTATTGTG harbors:
- a CDS encoding 3-hydroxyacyl-CoA dehydrogenase family protein — its product is MKNIAVIGAGTMGNGIAHTFAQSGYKVQLVDISQESLDRGMNTISKNLDRMVAKERITAIEKQQTLDNITTFTNLEEGVEYAGLVVEAATENVDLKLKIFESLDEATGDDCILATNTSSISITQIAAVTRRPELVIGMHFMNPVPIMKLVEIIRGYSTSDATTQTIMELSEKLGKVPVEVNDYPGFVANRILMPMINEAIETLYNGVAGVYEIDTVMKLGMAHPMGPLQLADFIGLDVCLSILEVMYEGFKNPKYAPCPLLVNMVRAGKYGVKSGEGFYDYKESRKADKVAAMFS